The Arachis hypogaea cultivar Tifrunner chromosome 19, arahy.Tifrunner.gnm2.J5K5, whole genome shotgun sequence genome has a window encoding:
- the LOC112780131 gene encoding LEAF RUST 10 DISEASE-RESISTANCEUS RECEPTOR-LIKE PROTEIN KINASE-like 1.1 produces MALPYLLFFFFLILFSAAQHNCPRSFDCGSQGRFQYPFTKAELPHCGLLLIHGCEDTYYSRKMIQLDKNATTLELTGSLDSNTVITIYDADFHASLEQNKCHALNTTYTLPPPSPLLSIYIEYNVTLFRCNHNLRIKLPLDFGNLTCRDYDIYYDKINTSPTIHDAGGIFSHCSLLHFATKDAINSTDVLSFVSSEIALKVVLSPDCDDCFNHRRGQCQLDTNNEFYCDKVPKDNNKALKLGVGIGLGMSTLLGLLIIGCFLRRRYRRKDVPSELPYQSKSTYRDVNYASTNPEAESKRGYFGVPLFSYKELKEATNNFHHTSQLGKGGFGTVYYGKLRDGRDIAVKRLYEHNYRRMEQFMNEIDILARLRHKNLVSLYGYCTSPHSRELLLVYEFVQNGTVASHIHGDFTRTTTLPWHIRMKIAIETATSLSYLHASDIIHRDVKTNNILLDNHFCVKVADFGLSRLFPNDVTHVSTAPQGTPGYVDPEYHRCYQLTSKSDVYSFGVVLIELISSKPAVDMDRHRDEINLSDLAINKIQNGALSELVDPTLDFDSDNEVKRMIVSVAELAFQCLQRDRELRPTMDEVLKLLITIECGKAKDEHIEEVDLHPSSSPSPASPDLDEVGLLKNRILLPSPKAVTDRWNSESTSSNVSG; encoded by the exons ATGGCTCTACCTTAtttattgttcttcttcttcctcatcttgtTTTCCGCTGCGCAACATAACTGTCCACGCTCTTTTGATTGTGGAAGCCAAGGCAGATTCCAGTACCCTTTCACCAAGGCTGAACTCCCTCACTGTGGCTTGCTGCTCATTCATGGCTGTGAAGACACGTACTATTCGCGCAAAATGATTCAACTGGACAAGAATGCAACAACCTTAGAGCTTACAGGCTCTCTTGACTCAAATACTGTCATCACCATTTATGATGCAGATTTTCACGCCAGTTTGGAACAGAACAAATGTCACGCTTTGAACACTACTTATACTCTTCCTCCACCTTCTCCTTTGCTCTCTATTTATATCGAATACAATGTGACCCTATTTCGATGCAATCACAACCTTAGAATAAAGCTCCCTTTAGATTTTGGTAACCTCACATGCCGTGACTACGACATCTATTATGATAAAATCAATACGTCTCCTACTATACACGATGCCGGTGGCATTTTCTCACACTGCTCACTTCTTCATTTCGCAACAAAAGATGCCATCAATAGCACAGATGTTTTATCCTTTGTATCTTCTGAGATTGCTCTCAAAGTGGTATTATCTCCTGATTGTGATGATTGCTTCAATCACAGACGAGGTCAATGTCAACTTGACACCAACAACGAATTTTACTGTGACAAAG TGCCAAAGGATAACAATAAAGCCTTGAAGCTCGGAGTCGGAATAGGTTTAGGTATGAGTACACTGCTAGGACTTTTGATCATTGGATGCTTCCTCAGACGACGTTATAGAAGAAAAGATGTTCCTTCAGAACTCCCATACCAATCAAAAAGCACATACAGAGATGTAAACTATGCATCTACAAATCCAGAGGCAGAAAGCAAGAGGGGCTACTTTGGAGTCCCTCTCTTCTCTTACAAGGAGCTCAAAGAAGCTACAAATAATTTCCACCACACGAGCCAACTTGGAAAGGGAGGATTCGGAACAGTTTACTATG GAAAACTGCGAGATGGACGGGACATTGCCGTAAAGCGCCTTTACGAGCACAACTACAGGAGAATGGAACAGTTTATGAATGAAATCGATATCCTTGCTCGCTTGCGCCATAAGAACCTAGTATCCCTTTACGGCTACTGCACTTCACCCCACAGCCGTGAATTACTGCTTGTGTATGAGTTTGTTCAAAACGGCACGGTGGCTTCTCATATCCACGGTGATTTTACACGGACTACCACACTGCCATGGCATATAAGAATGAAGATTGCCATAGAGACCGCCACTTCATTGTCTTATCTTCATGCCTCTGACATAATCCACCGCGATGTCAAAACCAACAACATTCTTCTTGACAACCACTTTTGTGTTAAGGTTGCGGATTTCGGCCTTTCAAGACTGTTCCCCAATGATGTCACACATGTCTCCACAGCACCACAAGGGACTCCGGGTTATGTTGACCCTGAATACCACCGCTGCTACCAGCTTACTAGCAAGAGTGATGTTTATAGTTTCGGAGTGGTGCTCATTGAGCTTATATCTTCTAAGCCTGCTGTTGACATGGACAGGCATAGGGATGAGATTAATTTGTCTGATTTAGCCATAAACAAGATTCAAAACGGTGCATTGAGTGAGCTGGTTGATCCTACTCTTGATTTTGATTCGGATAATGAGGTTAAGAGGATGATAGTGTCAGTGGCAGAGCTGGCTTTTCAGTGTTTGCAACGGGATAGGGAACTGAGGCCTACCATGGATGAAGTTTTGAAGCTGTTGATCACAATTGAATGTGGGAAGGCAAAAGATGAACATATTGAGGAAGTAGATTTACATCCATCATCATCCCCATCCCCAGCTTCACCAGATTTGGATGAAGTTGGATTATTGAAGAACAGGATTCTACTGCCTTCACCAAAAGCAGTGACTGATAGATGGAATAGTGAATCAACTTCATCTAATGTCAGTGGTTAA
- the LOC112779432 gene encoding LEAF RUST 10 DISEASE-RESISTANCEUS RECEPTOR-LIKE PROTEIN KINASE-like 1.1 — translation MAPLHFLFFSFLFSLILLIVTAGNHENCPSSFTCGKLGTFQYPFTMAEHPECGLLPIQGCLLSATSPKLIQLGNNSKSVNLTAVVETNKIITIYDDGFHTSLDHNKCDTLHNNYTLPPPSPFLSMYIKYNVTLFKCNHNLSTKPPSNYVNLGCRVSYGYEIYYDRSNTNPDQEAAGVFSGCSVVQFASKDSTNTKDVLSFVSAEMVLEIVLSHDCDDCFNHRGGLCRLDNNNHFYCHLDPKSNKALKIGLGIGLGVGVTLLCILILVYLFRRKHGPSDLQYQSRSTHSDLNDLSRNADPESGRDYFGVPLFSHEELSEATNNFHHSTQVGHGGFGTVYYGKLRDGREVAVKRLYDHNYRKMEQFMNEIEILTGMRHRNLVSLYGCTSRHSRELLLVYEYVSNGTVAAHLHGDLARSETLPWNIRMKIAIETASSLSYLHASDIIHRDVKTNNILLDHHFCVKVADFGLSRLFPSDVTHVSTAPQGTPGYVDPEYYRCYQLTSKSDVYSFGVVLIELISSKPAVDMDRHKDEINLSDLAINKIQNSAFSELVDPSLGFDLDSEVKRMIVSVAELAFQCLQRDRALRPSMDEVLRALIIIESGKIKDEAEEVEAHVHTPPSPIFEQHDAAERIK, via the exons ATGGCTCCActtcatttcttgttcttttccttcttgttttcTCTCATTCTACTGATTGTTACTGCTGGGAACCATGAAAACTGTCCAAGCTCCTTTACTTGTGGAAAACTTGGGACTTTCCAGTACCCATTCACCATGGCAGAGCATCCTGAGTGTGGGTTGTTACCAATTCAAGGCTGCCTCCTCAGTGCTACTTCACCAAAATTGATCCAACTTGGCAACAATAGCAAAAGCGTGAACCTTACTGCTGTAGTTGAGACCAATAAGATCATTACAATCTATGATGATGGCTTCCACACAAGTTTGGATCACAACAAATGTGACACTTTGCACAATAATTACACCCTTCCTCCACCTTCTCCATTTTTGTCTATGTATATCAAGTACAATGTAACTCTCTTCAAATGCAATCACAACCTTAGTACCAAGCCCCCTTCCAATTATGTTAATCTAGGATGCCGCGTCTCCTACGGCTATGAAATCTATTATGATAGATCCAATACCAATCCTGATCAAGAGGCGGCCGGAGTTTTTTCCGGCTGCTCGGTTGTCCAGTTTGCTTCAAAAGACTCCACCAATACCAAAGACGTTTTGTCCTTCGTTTCTGCTGAGATGGTTCTTGAAATAGTATTATCTCATGACTGTGATGACTGCTTCAATCACAGAGGAGGCCTTTGTAGACTTGACAACAATAACCACTTTTACTGCCACTTAG ATCCCAAGAGCAATAAAGCCTTGAAGATCGGACTCGGAATAG GTTTAGGTGTTGGTGTCACCCTGCTATGCATTTTGATCCTTGTATACTTGTTTAGACGAAAACATGGTCCTTCAGATCTTCAATACCAATCAAGAAGCACACACAGTGATTTGAATGATCTCTCTAGAAATGCAGACCCAGAAAGCGGAAGGGACTACTTTGGAGTCCCTCTCTTCTCTCACGAGGAGCTCAGTGAAGCTACAAATAATTTCCATCACTCCACCCAAGTTGGACATGGAGGCTTTGGAACTGTTTACTATG GAAAACTGCGAGATGGACGGGAAGTTGCTGTGAAGCGCCTCTATGATCACAACTACAGGAAAATGGAACAGTTTATGAACGAAATTGAGATCCTTACTGGCATGCGCCACAGAAACCTTGTGTCCCTCTATGGTTGCACCTCACGCCACAGTCGAGAATTATTGCTTGTGTATGAGTATGTTTCAAATGGAACTGTTGCTGCTCATCTCCATGGTGATTTAGCAAGGAGTGAAACACTGCCATGGAACATAAGGATGAAGATTGCCATTGAGACTGCAAGTTCATTGTCATATCTCCATGCCTCTGACATCATTCATCGTGATGTTAAAACCAATAACATTCTCCTTGACCACCATTTTTGTGTTAAGGTTGCGGATTTCGGCCTTTCAAGACTCTTCCCCAGTGATGTAACCCATGTCTCCACAGCACCACAAGGGACTCCAGGCTACGTTGACCCTGAATATTACCGCTGCTACCAGCTTACTAGCAAGAGTGATGTTTATAGTTTCGGAGTGGTGCTCATTGAGCTTATATCTTCTAAGCCTGCTGTTGATATGGACAGGCACAAGGATGAGATTAACTTGTCTGATTTAGCCATAAACAAGATTCAAAACAGTGCATTTAGCGAGCTGGTAGATCCTTCTCTTGGTTTTGATTTGGATAGTGAGGTAAAGAGGATGATAGTTTCCGTGGCAGAATTGGCTTTTCAGTGTTTGCAACGGGATAGGGCATTGAGGCCTTCCATGGATGAGGTTTTAAGGGCGCTGATCATTATTGAAAGTGGGAAGATTAAGGATGAAGCTGAAGAGGTAGAGGCACATGTACATACACCCCCATCCCCGATTTTTGAACAGCATGATGCTGCTGAAAGAATCAAGTAG
- the LOC112776612 gene encoding LEAF RUST 10 DISEASE-RESISTANCEUS RECEPTOR-LIKE PROTEIN KINASE-like 1.1 isoform X1, translated as MVERIKSFVELSMYEFVVLVLMLVVAAATGERRECPASFNCGGNVGNISFPFTTAERQECGLLAIHNCSEPPQVKRWVQLSHKGKTFLVIRVSQQNVIQFRDKDLYDLLQSRNCNAFRYNFTLSTPPTFHDFASLDMEYNTTLYRCNRTLHVPPTKDMCNYTNCTDIDIYYGLFMRTPQIESSLASCTKVLLPIKDVPDGNDPFTFVNADIIAKVTLSQECTDCHYKQRGQCQLDSKSKFCCANVRPPENTSETTCLRGKKDLSKKAKLGLGLGIGFLVILIIGLLLLFRIYKRKRGNSGSSHIESRYSYSDSSSNPHLDNGAAYLGVPLFSYKDLKEATNNFDHNKELGDGGFGTVYYGKLQDGREVAVKRLYEHNYRRVEQFINEVQILTRLRHKNLVSLYGCTSRHSRELLLVYEYISNGTVACHLHGESAERSLLPWSTRIKIAIETATALAYLHASDIIHRDVKTNNILLDHNFTVKVADFGLSRLFPMDATHVSTAPQGTPGYVDPEYHQNYQLTSKSDVYSFGVVLIELISSMPAVDMNRDKDEINLSNLAMKKIQNSAIIDLVDRSLGFDSDNKVRRMIVSVAELAFQCLQRDKELRPCMDEVLDELKKIESGKDHAELQEEADVDGNEVSHNKIVHSLPPPSPEWDEVGLLKHMKIPPPSPITVTDNWESKCTTPSISA; from the exons ATGGTTGAGAGAATCAAATCCTTTGTTGAATTGAGCATgtatgaatttgttgttttggtATTGATGCTTGTGGTGGCCGCAGCCACCGGAGAGAGAAGAGAATGTCCAGCTTCATTCAATTGTGGAGGTAATGTTGGGAACATCAGCTTCCCTTTCACTACAGCAGAGCGTCAGGAGTGTGGGCTTTTGGCCATACACAATTGTTCTGAGCCACCGCAGGTGAAAAGATGGGTGCAACTAAGTCACAAAGGCAAAACATTTTTAGTTATACGCGTATCTCAACAGAATGTTATTCAATTCAGAGATAAGGACTTGTACGATCTTCTGCAATCAAGAAATTGCAATGCCTTCCGATATAACTTTACTCTTTCTACTCCTCCCACCTTTCATGATTTTGCTTCCCTTGATATGGAATACAATACAACCCTCTATAGATGCAACCGTACCCTCCATGTTCCCCCTACTAAGGATATGTGCAATTATACGAATTGCACTGACATCGATATCTACTACGGCCTTTTCATGCGCACACCACAAATTGAGAGTTCGTTGGCCTCATGCACAAAGGTCTTGCTTCCAATCAAAGATGTTCCTGATGGCAATGATCCCTTCACATTCGTAAATGCTGATATCATCGCTAAGGTCACTTTGTCGCAAGAATGCACAGACTGTCACTATAAGCAAAGAGGCCAGTGCCAACTTGACAGCAAAAGCAAATTTTGTTGTGCCAACGTTAGGCCGCCGGAAAATACAAGTGAGACAACTTGCTTGAGAG GGAAAAAAGATCTGAGTAAGAAGGCTAAATTGGGTCTAG GTTTGGGTATTGGCTTCTTAGTCATATTGATAATTGGGTTGCTCTTGCTCTTCCGAATCTACAAGAGAAAACGTGGCAACTCAGGCAGCAGCCACATTGAATCAAGATACTCTTATTCTGATTCCTCTTCCAATCCACACCTAGATAATGGTGCTGCTTACCTCGGAGTTCCACTCTTCTCCTACAAGGATCTTAAAGAAGCAACAAACAACTTTGACCATAACAAAGAACTTGGAGATGGAGGCTTTGGCACTGTCTACTACG GGAAACTCCAAGATGGAAGAGAAGTTGCTGTGAAGCGCTTGTATGAACACAACTACAGGAGAGTAGAGCAATTCATAAATGAAGTTCAGATCCTAACACGTTTGAGACACAAAAATCTTGTGTCTCTCTATGGCTGCACTTCGCGCCACAGCCGCGAACTGCTGCTTGTATATGAATATATTTCTAATGGCACGGTTGCTTGTCATCTCCATGGCGAATCAGCCGAGCGCAGCTTACTACCTTGGTCTACAAGAATCAAAATTGCCATAGAGACTGCTACTGCATTGGCTTATCTTCATGCTTCTGACATCATTCACCGTGATGTGAAGACCAACAACATTCTCCTTGACCATAACTTTACTGTCAAGGTTGCAGATTTTGGCCTTTCAAGACTATTCCCCATGGACGCAACCCATGTATCCACCGCGCCACAAGGGACTCCTGGTTATGTTGACCCTGAATATCACCAGAATTACCAGCTTACTAGCAAGAGTGATGTGTATAGTTTCGGAGTTGTGCTCATTGAGCTAATATCATCCATGCCTGCAGTTGATATGAACAGGGATAAGGATGAGATTAACTTATCAAATCTAGCCATGAAGAAGATTCAAAATAGTGCAATTATTGACTTGGTTGATCGTTCTCTCGGTTTTGATTCAGACAATAAGGTAAGGAGAATGATAGTTTCGGTGGCGGAGTTGGCTTTTCAGTGTTTGCAAAGAGACAAGGAGTTGAGACCTTGCATGGATGAAGTCTTGGATGAACTGAAGAAGATTGAGAGTGGCAAGGATCATGCAGAGCTTCAAGAGGAAGCTGATGTTGATGGTAATGAAGTTTCTCACAATAAGATTGTACAttcacttccaccaccatcaccTGAATGGGATGAAGTTGGATTATTGAAGCATATGAAGATACCACCACCTTCACCAATCACTGTCACTGATAATTGGGAAAGTAAATGCACCACGCCCAGCATCAGTGCTTAG
- the LOC112776612 gene encoding LEAF RUST 10 DISEASE-RESISTANCEUS RECEPTOR-LIKE PROTEIN KINASE-like 1.1 isoform X2: MVERIKSFVELSMYEFVVLVLMLVVAAATGERRECPASFNCGGNVGNISFPFTTAERQECGLLAIHNCSEPPQVKRWVQLSHKGKTFLVIRVSQQNVIQFRDKDLYDLLQSRNCNAFRYNFTLSTPPTFHDFASLDMEYNTTLYRCNRTLHVPPTKDMCNYTNCTDIDIYYGLFMRTPQIESSLASCTKVLLPIKDVPDGNDPFTFVNADIIAKVTLSQECTDCHYKQRGQCQLDSKSKFCCANVRPPENTRKKDLSKKAKLGLGLGIGFLVILIIGLLLLFRIYKRKRGNSGSSHIESRYSYSDSSSNPHLDNGAAYLGVPLFSYKDLKEATNNFDHNKELGDGGFGTVYYGKLQDGREVAVKRLYEHNYRRVEQFINEVQILTRLRHKNLVSLYGCTSRHSRELLLVYEYISNGTVACHLHGESAERSLLPWSTRIKIAIETATALAYLHASDIIHRDVKTNNILLDHNFTVKVADFGLSRLFPMDATHVSTAPQGTPGYVDPEYHQNYQLTSKSDVYSFGVVLIELISSMPAVDMNRDKDEINLSNLAMKKIQNSAIIDLVDRSLGFDSDNKVRRMIVSVAELAFQCLQRDKELRPCMDEVLDELKKIESGKDHAELQEEADVDGNEVSHNKIVHSLPPPSPEWDEVGLLKHMKIPPPSPITVTDNWESKCTTPSISA; the protein is encoded by the exons ATGGTTGAGAGAATCAAATCCTTTGTTGAATTGAGCATgtatgaatttgttgttttggtATTGATGCTTGTGGTGGCCGCAGCCACCGGAGAGAGAAGAGAATGTCCAGCTTCATTCAATTGTGGAGGTAATGTTGGGAACATCAGCTTCCCTTTCACTACAGCAGAGCGTCAGGAGTGTGGGCTTTTGGCCATACACAATTGTTCTGAGCCACCGCAGGTGAAAAGATGGGTGCAACTAAGTCACAAAGGCAAAACATTTTTAGTTATACGCGTATCTCAACAGAATGTTATTCAATTCAGAGATAAGGACTTGTACGATCTTCTGCAATCAAGAAATTGCAATGCCTTCCGATATAACTTTACTCTTTCTACTCCTCCCACCTTTCATGATTTTGCTTCCCTTGATATGGAATACAATACAACCCTCTATAGATGCAACCGTACCCTCCATGTTCCCCCTACTAAGGATATGTGCAATTATACGAATTGCACTGACATCGATATCTACTACGGCCTTTTCATGCGCACACCACAAATTGAGAGTTCGTTGGCCTCATGCACAAAGGTCTTGCTTCCAATCAAAGATGTTCCTGATGGCAATGATCCCTTCACATTCGTAAATGCTGATATCATCGCTAAGGTCACTTTGTCGCAAGAATGCACAGACTGTCACTATAAGCAAAGAGGCCAGTGCCAACTTGACAGCAAAAGCAAATTTTGTTGTGCCAACGTTAGGCCGCCGGAAAATACAA GGAAAAAAGATCTGAGTAAGAAGGCTAAATTGGGTCTAG GTTTGGGTATTGGCTTCTTAGTCATATTGATAATTGGGTTGCTCTTGCTCTTCCGAATCTACAAGAGAAAACGTGGCAACTCAGGCAGCAGCCACATTGAATCAAGATACTCTTATTCTGATTCCTCTTCCAATCCACACCTAGATAATGGTGCTGCTTACCTCGGAGTTCCACTCTTCTCCTACAAGGATCTTAAAGAAGCAACAAACAACTTTGACCATAACAAAGAACTTGGAGATGGAGGCTTTGGCACTGTCTACTACG GGAAACTCCAAGATGGAAGAGAAGTTGCTGTGAAGCGCTTGTATGAACACAACTACAGGAGAGTAGAGCAATTCATAAATGAAGTTCAGATCCTAACACGTTTGAGACACAAAAATCTTGTGTCTCTCTATGGCTGCACTTCGCGCCACAGCCGCGAACTGCTGCTTGTATATGAATATATTTCTAATGGCACGGTTGCTTGTCATCTCCATGGCGAATCAGCCGAGCGCAGCTTACTACCTTGGTCTACAAGAATCAAAATTGCCATAGAGACTGCTACTGCATTGGCTTATCTTCATGCTTCTGACATCATTCACCGTGATGTGAAGACCAACAACATTCTCCTTGACCATAACTTTACTGTCAAGGTTGCAGATTTTGGCCTTTCAAGACTATTCCCCATGGACGCAACCCATGTATCCACCGCGCCACAAGGGACTCCTGGTTATGTTGACCCTGAATATCACCAGAATTACCAGCTTACTAGCAAGAGTGATGTGTATAGTTTCGGAGTTGTGCTCATTGAGCTAATATCATCCATGCCTGCAGTTGATATGAACAGGGATAAGGATGAGATTAACTTATCAAATCTAGCCATGAAGAAGATTCAAAATAGTGCAATTATTGACTTGGTTGATCGTTCTCTCGGTTTTGATTCAGACAATAAGGTAAGGAGAATGATAGTTTCGGTGGCGGAGTTGGCTTTTCAGTGTTTGCAAAGAGACAAGGAGTTGAGACCTTGCATGGATGAAGTCTTGGATGAACTGAAGAAGATTGAGAGTGGCAAGGATCATGCAGAGCTTCAAGAGGAAGCTGATGTTGATGGTAATGAAGTTTCTCACAATAAGATTGTACAttcacttccaccaccatcaccTGAATGGGATGAAGTTGGATTATTGAAGCATATGAAGATACCACCACCTTCACCAATCACTGTCACTGATAATTGGGAAAGTAAATGCACCACGCCCAGCATCAGTGCTTAG